In a genomic window of Larus michahellis chromosome 3, bLarMic1.1, whole genome shotgun sequence:
- the CLDN20 gene encoding claudin-20, with protein sequence MASASLQFFAFILALFGVFGDITATLLPNWKVNADVGSNIITAITQMQGLWMDCTWYSTGMFSCTLKYSVLSLPVYIQAARTTMVLSCILSAFGICITTVGMKCTKLGGDTDSKSHACFAGGVCFILAGIFGLVPTSWYTREIIASFLDQTIPESSKHEPGGAVYTGFISAGFLLIAGVIFCTSCFKKQQGAWIYPPKQHHFPSTEQESDAGYNLKDYV encoded by the coding sequence ATGGCATCAGCAAGTCTGCagttctttgcttttattctggctttgtttggtgtttttggaGACATCACAGCCACCTTGCTACCAAACTGGAAGGTAAACGCAGATGTTGGTTCAAATATCATAACAGCTATAACACAGATGCAAGGACTTTGGATGGACTGCACATGGTACAGCACCGGGATGTTTAGCTGTACCctgaaatattctgttctctCCCTCCCCGTCTACATCCAGGCTGCACGGACCACCATGGTACTGTCTTGTATCCTATCAGCCTTTGGGATCTGCATCACTACAGTTGGAATGAAATgcacaaagttgggaggggacactgaCAGCAAAAGCCACGCTTGTTTTGCTGGAGGAGTCTGCTTCATTCTTGCAGGAATCTTTGGATTAGTACCAACATCCTGGTACACGAGAGAAATTATTGCAAGTTTTCTGGACCAGACCATTCCAGAGAGCAGTAAACACGAACCAGGAGGAGCGGTTTATACAGGATTCATTTCAGCAGGGTTTCTGCTTATTGCAGGTGTGATCTTCTGCActtcctgttttaaaaagcagcaaggagCATGGATTTACCCTCCAAAGCAGCACCATTTCCCATCCACAGAGCAGGAGAGCGATGCAGGTTACAACCTGAAGGACTATGTGTAA
- the TFB1M gene encoding dimethyladenosine transferase 1, mitochondrial translates to MAVPGKVAAFRLPPLPTVGEIIKLFRLKAQKQLSQNFLLDLRLTDKIVRQAGELKNAHVCEVGPGPGGITRSILSAGVEQLLLIEKDARFIPGLQMLSEAAPGKVRVVHGDILTYKMEKAFPKHLKKNWEDEPPDIHIIGNLPFSVSTPLIIKWLENVSKKDGPFIYGRTQMTLTFQKEVAERLTANPGGKQRSRLSIMSQHLCTVENCFVIPGQAFVPKPEVDVAVVRFTPLVQPKIQQPFELVEKVVQSVFQFRRKYCFRGIETLFPESGRLKRTEQLMMTANVDPTLRPFQLSMSQFRNLCNTYRKMCDEDPGLFVYNYREELRQKKMMRNLQKSSSQRNQSEEEDQL, encoded by the exons ATGGCTGTTCCAGGAAAAGTGGCAGCTTTCCGTCTGCCTCCCCTGCCAACTGTTGGAGAGATCATTAAACTCTTTCGCCTTAAAGCACAGAAACAACTTTCCCAGAACTTTCTACTGGATTTGCGATTGACag ACAAGATAGTAAGACAAGCTGGTGAGCTGAAAAATGCCCACGTTTGCGAAGTGGGACCTGGGCCAGGGGGCATTACCAGATCCATTCTCAGCGCTGGTGTTGAACAACtccttttaattgaaaaagatgCTCGATTTATTCCAGGATTGCAG ATGctctctgaagcagctccaggaAAAGTGCGTGTTGTTCATGGAGATATTCTGACATATAAGATGGAGAAGGCTTTTCCAAAGCACTTAAAAAAGAACTGGGAGGACG AGCCACCAGATATACATATCATTGGGAATCTGCCCTTCAGTGTTTCAACTCCTCTAATCATCAAATGgcttgaaaatgtttccaaaaaggaTGGACCTTTTATTTATGGCAGGACACAGATGACATTGACTTTTCAGAAGGAGGTTGCAGAG AGGCTTACAGCTAATCCAGGAGGTAAGCAGCGTAGCAGACTGTCCATCATGTCTCAGCATCTCTGCACTGTTGAAAACTGCTTCGTAATTCCAGGTCAAGCTTTCGTTCCAAAGCCTGAG GTGGATGTGGCTGTGGTGCGTTTCACTCCGTTGGTGCAACCAAAGATACAGCAGCCATTTGAGCTGGTAGAAAAAGTGGTTCAAAGTGTTTTTCAGtttagaagaaaatactgcttCCGTGGAATCGA GACCTTGTTTCCTGAAAGCGGACGtttgaaaagaacagaacagcTGATGATGACAGCAAATGTCGATCCAACTTTGCGTCCTTTTCAGCTCTCCATGTCACAGTTTAGAAATCTGTGCAATACATACAGAAAAATGTGCGATGAAGACCCAGGCCTTTTTGTGTACAATTACAGAGAAGAACTAAGGCAAAAGAAGATGATGAGGAATTTACAGAAAAGTAGCAGTCAGCGCAATCAGAGTGAAGAGGAAGATCAGCTGTAA